Part of the Propioniciclava sp. MC1595 genome is shown below.
GCCCAGCCCGAGCCGCCGAAGAACGAGCCCCAGTTGGTGGGCTCGGCCCCGGGCGTGCCCGGCTCGAACCCGTCCCGCGCGGGGCGCCAGACGTACCAGTCCCGCTTCGGCGAGGCCGGGTCGCGGGACTCGACGAACCACGCGTGCTCGTCGGAGGTGTGGTTCACCACCAGGTCCATCACGAGCTTCATCCCGCGCGCGTGGACGGCCTCGGTCAGCTCGTCGACGTCGGCCAGCGTGCCGAACATCGGGTCGATCGCCTGGTAGTCGGCGATGTCGTAGCCGTTGTCGTCCTGGGGGGAGGCGAAGATCGGCGAGAGCCACACCACGTCGACGCCGAGCCCGGCGATGTGGTCGAGGTGGTCGATGATGCCCCGGACGTCGCCGTACCCGTCCCCGTCGCTGTCGGCGAAGGAGCGTGGGTACACCTGGTAGACGACGGAGCTGGACCACCACGGAGTCGACGGGTTCATGACGCCATCTTGGTGTTCCGCGACGAAAATAGCCAGTGACAAGGCCCACCACGCGGGCATGACACAATCACGGGGACACGTCCCCCTGCAGGAGGTCCGCCACGTCCCGCCGCCAGCCCCGCACCCGGTCCACGTTCCGGGTCACGGGCGTGCAGTACCACGCACCGCGCAACGACCTCGCGGGGTCGCTCGCGCTGGGGCAGCGGATCGTGCGGGAGGCGGCGGCCGCTGGGGCCGACCTGGTCCTGTTCCCCGAGATGTGGTCCACGGGCTACGCGCTCCCGATCGACACGTCGTTCGCCACCCCGGTCGACGGGCCGTGGGTGGCCGGCTTCCGCGAGACGGCCGCCGAGCTGGGCGTGGGGGTCGCCGTCAGCCTCCTGGCCGAGCACCCGGGCGGGCCGACGAACACCACCCTGGTCATCGGACGCCGGGGCGAGCTCCTGCTCCGCCACGACAAGGTGCACACCCTGCGCTACGACGCCGAGGCGGCGCTGACCCCCGGGACGGGGTTCGCGACCGCCACCTTCGACGGCGT
Proteins encoded:
- a CDS encoding carbon-nitrogen hydrolase family protein — translated: MQYHAPRNDLAGSLALGQRIVREAAAAGADLVLFPEMWSTGYALPIDTSFATPVDGPWVAGFRETAAELGVGVAVSLLAEHPGGPTNTTLVIGRRGELLLRHDKVHTLRYDAEAALTPGTGFATATFDGVELGVMTCFDREFPESARELMLAGAEVVLVPNATAWNPVRAHQLEARAFENMIAIASSNYPGDGWGQSSAYTPIVFDLDGRPLDPLLVKADARPQLVPFRFDMEAIRDWREREVWGASHRRPDAYTRLA